The Ornithodoros turicata isolate Travis unplaced genomic scaffold, ASM3712646v1 Chromosome113, whole genome shotgun sequence genome includes a region encoding these proteins:
- the LOC135371581 gene encoding uncharacterized protein LOC135371581 produces the protein MERLKVKRTSRRRQATRLVGEAKTALSSTPNDRKTVESLLERLRVNLEELKEINSEFEGHLKDDELEVEYEMALEYEENSIKEMSNLRVALQELTSVSTPATQVAAPTNVALLGTQSAAHTPSLHGNHAGTRLPKLQLMRFRGDLSEWLPFWEQFKGTVHNNSNLSQPEKFFYLRSLLDGAAAAAISGLQASEVCYNDAIEILMERFGDKRRIERQYLTKLRTLPPIKTHKDFRGLRKLYDQVQANVRGLKALGVESSSFATMLTDTILSALPTEMAMEYYRTEKRGQQLGTASLEGNGDETNAGVSTAGREIVGTTELDRILKFLLIEIESFEHLKFNGCAYDDNEMRGHQRQGDRQNSNNGGFKTRPAASVLHTTAREMTNDCIFCNTSRHITELCDADIPLAEKKTTLAAQKRCFRCTKHGHHARMCRKKITCSACGGRHVRTMCDPLWKPSEQTKVKEVVSTSMHTSGTGEDVKTGTVVLLQTFRAWAVAEGRSLYLRGVIDGGSQRTFVRQDIARELNLPSAGEIDVTINTFGNRTSRREKQRRRLVKLCLRSQYGGEVHVFEAIEVPFICEDLVTCPLDNEDVRTFLLSEEKLADECRFSGVRTEDGIGVLLGSDQMWKIMTRQVRQSNAQNNLVAINTALGWTFQGPVSVRSSLENKDSTLVCVLRTDATHEASLQMFWEIEHLGITDGNSNDEGDDKVLCQFKETVQKVGGRYAVTLPWKNDFVLNDNLEVAESRLNGLLKKLKKNGLMAEYDAAMRKYASDGHAEKVLVESENGKQPQQVYYMPHQAVVKQESETTKLRVVFDGSSHAPTVASLNDCLEKGPSLNTDLLPVLIRFRMYRIGLAADIEKAFLQVEVQERDRDALRFLWCQDGPTEDISQNPVEVWRMKRVPFGTTASPFLLAATLRHHLDNVKGHFQRTARHIVNSFYVDDLLTGSSTVDGAITIYNDASSILQEAGMNLRKWISNAEEVRKQFGEQDTNSRQERTLSCREDRKVLGILWDTYGDTLKVSGKRMLEDGVALISSKRGILSAAAKLFDPLGMLSPFSIRIKMLFQRLWEEKLDWDTPLTGNIQELWHTWWSELPKLDNIALNRCLVPDGNYNFKYELHIFSDASPYAYGACLYLRAIANGRTAKVGFVFAKARVAPLKALTLPRLELMGALLGVRLSKKITETLTRLKEVTCVYWTDSSITLCWVRGSPLRWKQFVRNRVIEIQEKSDVSAWRFCPGKENPADLLTRGESLETLEKCDTWWNGPKWLERDEDEWPAQTVLPEIKDLTDQEDVHNDATTLQSSVNMGVPAVLDLDRFSSLRRALRVTAWIKRFVDNSRPGNPRVFGALSTEDISWAENYWMKRAQEEWYGLEKQTLSLGKALEKNSAVVKLAPFLDNEGIMRISGRLHFLEISGTVKHPILLPPDHRFTVLTVESVHLRVLHGGVQDTLTELRERFWIPKGRQIVKKVIFHCRGCTRYRAKAATARMAPLPQDRVEAGTPFEVIGIDLAGPVFFKGAVRDEKSYILLITCATTRAIHLELVSKMSTECFLLAFSRFIARRGIPKVIYTDNALTFKKASKDISIFCDTLQRQRFHDYCTEKMITWKFIMTYAPWWGGFWERLVKTVKGTLRKTLGRNRYGFEELTTILQQVEAVVNSRPLTYLGDCPEDLSPLTPAHFLTGKRLTCLPMAPIPTPRSTSAQVKANWIKDERAIDSFWKRWLKEYLLQLRSAHSWSVHKSLPVKEGDVVLISEEKVPRHMWKMGRVATVFWGRDKVVRACAVKLPDKTVLRRPVQLLYPLEMV, from the coding sequence ATGGAACGTCTCAAGGTGAAGAGGACGTCGCGAAGGAGACAAGCTACGAGGCTTGTGGGAGAAGCCAAGACTGCACTGAGCAGCACTCCTAATGATCGGAAGACCGTCGAAAGCTTGTTGGAACGTCTACGCGTGAACCTTGAAGAGCTGAAAGAGATCAATTCCGAGTTTGAAGGTCATCTCAAGGATGATGAATTAGAGGTGGAATATGAAATGGCTCTGGAATACGAAGAAAATTCTATAAAGGAAATGTCTAACCTACGTGTCGCCTTGCAAGAGCTCACCTCAGTGTCGACGCCTGCCACTCAGGTGGCCGCTCCAACGAATGTGGCACTACTTGGGACTCAGTCTGCCGCTCACACGCCGTCGCTTCATGGCAATCACGCTGGGACCCGTCTGCCAAAACTTCAACTGATGCGTTTCCGAGGTGACCTATCGGAGTGGCTTCCCTTTTGGGAACAATTCAAAGGAACCGTACATAACAATAGTAACCTTTCACAACCAGAGAAGTTCTTCTACTTAAGGTCACTGTTGGATGGAGCAGCTGCAGCCGCCATATCAGGTCTACAAGCTTCGGAGGTGTGCTACAACGATGCCATTGAAATCTTGATGGAAAGATTTGGAGACAAGCGTCGCATTGAAAGGCAGTACCTTAccaaactgaggacattgcctCCAATTAAAACTCACAAAGATTTTCGAGGGCTTAGGAAGCTATATGATCAAGTCCAAGCAAACGTGCGAGGTCTCAAAGCACTGGGTGTGGAAAGCAGCTCCTTTGCAACAATGCTGACAGATACTATCCTTTCAGCGTTGCCTACTGAAATGGCCATGGAATATTATCGTACTGAGAAGAGAGGCCAGCAGCTTGGCACAGCAAGTTTGGAAGGCAATGGAGACGAGACCAATGCCGGAGTGAGTACCGCTGGAAGAGAGATTGTTGGAACTACGGAGTTAGATCGAATTCTAAAGTTTCTCCTAATTGAAATCGAAAGCTTTGAGCACCTCAAGTTCAATGGATGTGCCTATGACGACAACGAGATGAGAGGACATCAGAGGCAAGGTGATCGACAGAATTCAAACAATGGTGGATTCAAGACACGACCGGCAGCGTCAGTTCTCCACACCACTGCTCGGGAAATGACCAACGATTGCATATTTTGCAACACCTCGCGACACATAACGGAGCTGTGCGACGCAGACATCCCGCTGGCAGAGAAGAAAACTACTCTTGCAGCTCAAAAGCGATGCTTCCGTTGTACGAAACATGGACATCATGCAAGAATGTGTAGGAAGAAAATAACCTGCTCTGCATGCGGAGGAAGGCACGTAAGGACGATGTGCGATCCTTTGTGGAAACCAAGTGAACAGACAAAAGTGAAAGAAGTCGTCAGTACTAGCATGCACACGAGTGGGACTGGCGAAGATGTGAAGACAGGTACTGTCGTCTTACTTCAAACGTTCAGGGCATGGGCCGTAGCTGAAGGTCGCAGTCTATATCTCAGGGGAGTCATTGACGGCGGTAGTCAACGAACCTTCGTGCGCCAAGATATTGCCAGAGAACTGAATCTTCCTTCTGCCGGAGAAATAGACGTCACGATAAATACTTTCGGGAACAGGACTTCCAGAAGGGAGAAGCAGCGTCGGCGTTTGGTCAAACTGTGCTTACGCAGTCAATACGGAGGGGAAGTACATGTCTTTGAAGCAATCGAGGTACCATTCATTTGTGAAGATCTTGTGACATGCCCATTGGATAACGAGGACGTGCGTACTTTTCTTCTAAGTGAAGAGAAACTAGCCGATGAGTGTCGCTTCTCAGGGGTACGGACAGAAGATGGAATTGGCGTGCTTTTAGGCTCTGATCAAATGTGGAAGATCATGACGAGGCAGGTGCGGCAAAGCAATGCCCAGAATAATCTTGTTGCCATCAACACTGCTCTGGGTTGGACTTTTCAAGGACCGGTATCAGTTAGATCTTCACTCGAGAACAAAGACAGCACTCTAGTTTGTGTGCTTCGCACTGATGCCACTCACGAGGCGTCATTACAGATGTTCTGGGAAATTGAGCATCTGGGTATTACGGACGGAAATAGTAATGATGAAGGCGACGACAAAGTTCTTTGTCAATTTAAGGAAACCGTACAGAAGGTTGGCGGAAGATATGCCGTCACTCTACCTTGGAAGAACGATTTCGTCCTTAACGATAATTTGGAAGTAGCCGAAAGTCGGCTCAACGGACTCCTAAAAAAGCTAAAGAAAAATGGTTTGATGGCAGAGTACGACGCTGCGATGAGGAAGTACGCAAGTGACGGACATGCGGAGAAGGTACTCGTCGAGTCAGAGAACGGCAAACAACCTCAGCAAGTCTATTACATGCCGCATCAAGCTGTGGTCAAACAGGAATCAGAAACCACAAAGCTTCGTGTTGTCTTCGATGGATCCTCGCATGCACCTACCGTAGCTTCACTGAACGATTGCCTGGAAAAAGGACCCAGTCTGAATACGGATCTTCTGCCGGTCTTGATACGTTTCCGAATGTACCGTATCGGTCTGGCAGCAGACATTGAGAAAGCCTTTCTTCAGGTTGAGGTCCAAGAAAGGGACAGGGACGCTTTGAGATTTCTGTGGTGTCAAGATGGTCCTACGGAAGATATTTCTCAGAATCCGGTGGAAGTATGGAGAATGAAACGTGTACCCTTCGGAACGACAGCGAGCCCCTTTCTTTTGGCGGCCACACTGAGACATCACCTAGACAACGTCAAAGGGCATTTCCAACGGACGGCACGGCACATTGTCAATAGTTTCTACGTGGACGACCTATTGACGGGTTCATCAACGGTGGATGGAGCAATAACGATATACAACGACGCTTCATCTATCCTTCAGGAAGCTGGTATGAATTTACGAAAATGGATTTCAAACGCAGAAGAGGTACGAAAACAGTTTGGTGAGCAAGACACCAACAGTAGACAAGAGAGGACCCTGAGTTGCAGGGAGGATCGGAAAGTTCTCGGTATACTGTGGGACACGTACGGTGATACTCTCAAGGTATCAGGCAAACGCATGCTAGAGGATGGCGTAGCGCTCATTAGCAGTAAACGCGGAATTCTGAGCGCAGCAGCGAAGCTGTTTGACCCTCTGGGCATGCTCTCTCCGTTCAGCATTCGAATCAAAATGCTGTTTCAACGTTTGTGGGAGGAGAAGCTTGATTGGGACACGCCTTTGACCGGAAATATACAAGAGCTGTGGCATACCTGGTGGTCGGAGCTGCCAAAGTTGGACAACATCGCACTAAATAGGTGTCTCGTTCCAGACGGAAATTACAACTTCAAGTATGAGCTTCACATCTTCAGCGACGCTAGTCCTTATGCATACGGAGCTTGTTTGTATTTAAGAGCCATTGCAAATGGAAGAACAGCGAAGGTCGGGTTTGTGTTTGCAAAGGCTCGGGTGGCGCCTTTGAAGGCCCTAACTTTACCACGACTAGAGCTTATGGGCGCCCTGTTGGGAGTGAGGCTATCAAAGAAAATAACTGAAACTTTGACGCGACTGAAAGAAGTGACCTGCGTATACTGGACAGATTCGTCAATCACCCTTTGTTGGGTACGAGGTTCTCCGTTACGTTGGAAACAATTTGTAAGAAATAGAGTTATTGAGATCCAGGAAAAAAGCGACGTATCAGCTTGGCGATTTTGTCCTGGGAAAGAAAACCCAGCTGACCTATTGACCAGGGGGGAGTCACTTGAAACGCTTGAGAAGTGTGACACATGGTGGAACGGACCAAAGTGGCTCGAACGGGACGAAGACGAATGGCCTGCTCAAACGGTGCTTCCGGAAATAAAGGACCTTACTGATCAAGAGGATGTGCACAATGACGCCACTACGTTGCAAAGTTCTGTCAATATGGGAGTTCCCGCTGTACTGGACCTCGACCGATTCAGCAGTTTGCGTAGAGCTCTCAGAGTGACAGCGTGGATCAAACGGTTCGTCGACAATAGCCGACCAGGTAACCCACGGGTCTTTGGGGCACTCTCAACAGAAGACATTAGTTGGGCAGAGAACTATTGGATGAAACGAGCTCAAGAGGAATGGTATGGACTCGAGAAGCAAACCCTGAGTCTGGGAAAGGCGTTAGAGAAGAACTCGGCTGTAGTGAAGCTAGCACCTTTTCTTGACAACGAAGGAATCATGCGGATCTCCGGACGTCTTCATTTCTTGGAAATTTCAGGAACAGTAAAGCACCCGATTCTGCTTCCACCCGACCATCGATTTACGGTACTGACTGTGGAATCAGTGCACCTGAGGGTTCTGCACGGAGGAGTGCAAGATACCCTAACTGAACTTCGGGAGCGATTTTGGATTCCAAAAGGACGACAGATTGTGAAAAAAGTAATCTTTCACTGCAGGGGTTGTACCAGGTACCGCGCCAAAGCAGCGACAGCAAGAATGGCTCCATTACCACAGGATCGAGTAGAAGCCGGTACGCCATTTGAAGTCATCGGGATTGATTTGGCCGGTCCTGTTTTCTTCAAAGGAGCAGTACGCGACGAAAAGTCCTACATTTTGCTCATCACATGTGCGACAACTCGAGCCATTCATTTAGAGCTCGTATCTAAAATGTCCACAGAATGCTTCCTGCTAGCCTTCTCCAGGTTCATTGCTCGGCGAGGCATACCTAAAGTGATATACACTGACAATGCACTAACCTTCAAGAAGGCGTCGAAAGACATAAGTATTTTCTGCGACACTTTGCAAAGACAGCGTTTTCACGACTATTGTACGGAGAAAATGATAACATGGAAGTTTATCATGACATATGCTCCATGGTGGGGAGGGTTCTGGGAACGTTTGGTAAAAACAGTGAAAGGGACCCTCCGGAAGACACTGGGCCGTAACAGATATGGGTTTGAAGAACTGACTACGATCTTACAGCAAGTTGAAGCAGTTGTAAATTCAAGGCCACTTACCTATCTTGGTGACTGCCCAGAAGACCTTTCCCCTCTAACTCCCGCACATTTCCTGACGGGAAAGAGACTCACGTGTTTGCCAATGGCTCCTATACCAACGCCGCGATCAACGAGTGCACAAGTTAAAGCTAACTGGATAAAGGACGAAAGAGCTATTGACAGCTTCTGGAAGAGGTGGCTGAAAGAGTACTTGCTACAACTTCGTTCAGCTCATAGTTGGAGTGTACATAAGTCTTTGCCAGTGAAGGAGGGCGATGTGGTGTTGATCAGCGAAGAAAAGGTTCCTCGACACATGTGGAAGATGGGAAGAGTTGCTACTGTGTTTTGGGGGCGGGACAAGGTGGTGCGGGCCTGCGCAGTGAAGCTGCCAGACAAAACAGTACTGCGACGACCGGTGCAGCTTCTGTATCctctcgaaatggtgtaa